In a genomic window of Helianthus annuus cultivar XRQ/B chromosome 10, HanXRQr2.0-SUNRISE, whole genome shotgun sequence:
- the LOC110885501 gene encoding myb-related protein 308 — MGRSPCCEKAHTNKGAWTKEEDDRLIAYIRTHGEGCWRSLPKAAGLLRCGKSCRLRWINYLRPDLKRGNFTEEEDELIIKLHSLLGNKWSLIAGRLPGRTDNEIKNYWNTHIRRKLLNRGIDPATHRPVNEPPTNFPTTTTATENNNNNNNNNNNSFLDATTTTISFATTSQTTHHLVKQEVEEETKYNSDGRKIKNRLPEIQERCPDLNLELRISPPHHQNKSSSSSSSSSSSYIHPHVQHENYHNYHHHHRHAVTGGTTICFSCSLGIENSKECSCTASINGTSSSSTGYDFLGLKTGVLDYRSIEMK, encoded by the exons atgggAAGATCACCTTGTTGTGAAAAAGCACACACTAACAAAGGAGCATGGACTAAAGAAGAAGATGATCGGTTAATTGCTTATATAAGAACTCACGGTGAAGGCTGCTGGCGGTCCCTTCCTAAGGCCGCCGGACTCCTCCGCTGCGGCAAGAGCTGCCGTCTCCGGTGGATCAATTACCTCCGCCCTGACCTCAAACGTGGCAACTTCACCGAAGAAGAAGATGAACTCATTATTAAACTCCATAGCCTTCTTGGTAACAA atgGTCGTTGATTGCTGGAAGATTGCCTGGGAGGACAGATAACGAGATAAAGAATTACTGGAATACCCATATCCGAAGAAAGCTCTTAAACCGGGGTATTGATCCTGCGACTCACCGCCCGGTTAACGAGCCTCCAACTAATTTTCCCACCACCACAACCGCCACCgaaaacaacaacaataacaataataacaataataattcatttctTGAcgcgaccaccaccaccatatccTTTGCAACTACTTCTCAAACCACTCATCATCTAGTTAAACAAGAAGTAGAGGAAGAAACAAAGTATAATTCCGATGGCCGGAAAATCAAGAACCGGTTGCCGGAAATTCAAGAAAGATGTCCTGATTTGaatttggagttaagaatcagcCCACCTCATCATCAAAAcaaaagttcatcatcatcatcatcctcatcatcatcatacataCATCCACATGTTCAACATGAAAACTACCACAACTACCACCATCATCACCGGCATGCAGTTACGGGTGGTACTACTATATGTTTTTCATGCAGTTTAGGTATAGAGAATAGTAAGGAGTGCAGTTGTACAGCCAGTATCAATGGTACAAGCAGTAGCAGCACTGGTTATGATTTCTTAGGGTTGAAAACTGGTGTTTTGGACTACAGAAGCATAGAGATGAAATGA
- the LOC110882253 gene encoding uncharacterized protein LOC110882253, translating into MSGELINVVNVYAQNDAVERRGLWVDLLEVKMSMDGLWLFLGDFNDVWVPEERINSEFIALNANFFNQFIADAELLKYQMGGRKFTYHSDNGIKCSKLDRALVCINFMTKWPMASLLALSNEVSDHCPILLTTMSVDFGPKPTRVFNSWLEIPGLMDYEDQICSEFTFTGRADLGLATKLKWLKLHMKKRVANYKVANEGVYAEKLMKLEALDFEAENRSLLPHELELRADCKAFIFEADKAKLMDLRQKSRVR; encoded by the coding sequence ATGTCTGGCGAATTGATTAATGTTGTAAATGTTTACGCTCAAAATGATGCGGTTGAAAGAAGGGGCCTGTGGGTGGATTTGTTGGAAGTTAAAATGTCTATGGATGGGTTATGGTTGTTTTTAGGGGACTTTAACGACGTCTGGGTTCCGGAGGAGCGTATTAACTCAGAATTTATTGCCCTCAATGCAAATTTTTTTAACCAGTTCATTGCAGATGCAGAATTACTTAAGTACCAAATGGGGGGCAGGAAATTCACGTATCACTCAGATAATGGGATAAAATGTAGCAAGTTGGATAGGGCTTTGGTGTGTATAAACTTTATGACGAAGTGGCCAATGGCGTCTTTATTGGCTCTGTCGAATGAGGTGTCGGATCACTGCCCAATTTTACTAACAACAATGTCCGTCGATTTTGGGCCTAAGCCGACTCGGGTCTTTAATTCATGGCTGGAAATCCCTGGCTTAATGGATTATGAGGACCAGATTTGCTCGGAATTCACGTTTACAGGGCGGGCGGATCTGGGTTTAGCTACTAAATTGAAATGGTTGAAATTACATATGAAAAAGCGGGTGGCAAACTATAAAGTGGCTAATGAAGGAGTGTATGCGGAGAAGTTGATGAAATTAGAGGCGTTGGATTTCGAAGCTGAAAATAGAAGTCTGTTGCCACATGAACTAGAGTTGAGGGCTGATTGTAAAGCTTTTATTTTCGAGGCTGACAAAGCTAAATTAATGGACCTTCGCCAAAAGTCTAGAGTTCGTTAG